In Cellulomonas sp. JZ18, the DNA window GCGCCTCCGGCATGCCGATGAGCGCGACCGCCTGCGCCGCCGCGACCGCGGTCTGCAGCGCGCTCGGGTCCGCCATGCCCACCTCCTCGGCGGCGGCGATGACGATCCGCCGGGCGATGAAGCGCGGGTCCTCCCCCGCCGCGACCATGCGCGCGAGGTAGTGCAGCGCGGCGTCCACGTCCGACCCGCGCATCGACTTGATGAACGCGCTGATGACGTCGTAGTGCTGGTCACCGTCGCGGTCGTAGCGCACCGCCGCCACGTCGATCGCCCGCTCGACCGTCGCGAGGTCGACACCGACCGGGTCCTGCGCGGTGGCCCCGGGGGCGTCGGCGAGGGCCGCGCCGGCGGCCGCCTCGAGGATGGTCAGCGCCTTGCGCGCGTCCCCGCCGGCGAGCCGCAGCAGGTGCTCGAGCGCGTCGTCGGCGAGCGAGACCGTGCCGCCGAGACCGCGCTCGTCCTCGACCGCCCGCAGCACCAGCGCGCGCACGTCGTCCGTGGTGAGCGGCTGCAGCGTCAGCAGCAGCGACCGGGACAGCAGCGGCGAGTTCACGGAGAACGACGGGTTCTCCGTGGTGGCCGCGACGAGCGTGACCCAGCGGTTCTCGACGCTCGGCAGGAGCGCGTCCTGCTGCGCCTTGGTGAACCGGTGCACCTCGTCGACGAACAGGACCGTCTCCGCGCCGTCGGTCGCGAGCCGGCGCCGTGCGTCGTCGACGACCGCGCGCACGTCCTTGACCCCGGCCGTCACGGCCGACAGCTCCACGAAGCGGCGGCCCGACGTCGCCGCCACCAGGTACGCGAGCGTCGTCTTGCCGGTGCCGGGGGGTCCCCACAGCACGACCGACGACGGGGCCGCACGCCGTGCCGCGTCGTCCGCCGGCTCCACGAGGCGCCGCAGCGGCGACCCGGGGACCAGGAGGTGGGCCTGCCCCGCGACCTCCGCGAGCGAGCGCGGCCGCATCCGGACGGCGAGCGGCGCACCCGCCCCCGGTGCGGGCACACCCTGCGCGGTGGAGGTGACCGCGTCGAACAGGTCCATGCCCCGAGCCTACGGTCGCCCACCGACGCCACCGTGCGGCGCCGCCGCCCGGTGCCGCGGGTCCCGCGCCGCGACGTGCGGGGGCTGCGCGCGACCTGCCACGATGGCCCGCGTGTTCCCTCGCCTGGGCCGGCTCGTCGCCCACCACCCCCGCCTGACCGTCGTCGTGTGGCTCGTGCTCACGGTCGCCGGCTACGGCCTGGCCGTCCTGGGGGTGCAGGGCGAGACGCTCTTCGACCGCGTGGCCACGGGCGCCCCGGGGGTCGCGGGCGCGGAGAGCACGCAGGGCCAGGAGCTGCTGGCCGGGGCGAGGACCACGGGGCCGTCGGTGACGCTCGTGCTCGACGGCGTGGACCCGGCGACGCCCGAGCTGGGCGCCGCGCTCGACCCCGCGCGGGGCGCGCTCGCGGCGGTGGACGGGGTGGCCGCCGTCATCGACCCCCTCGCGCTGCCGCAGGGCCCCGCCAACCCGGCCGCGGCGCCCCTGCTCGCGGAGGACGGCGACGGCTTCCTCGTCGTCGTCGAGCTCGAGCCCGACCTCGGCGCGGCCGCGCAGGACGAGGCGCTGGCCGCGGTCGAGGAGCGCCTGCGGGAGGTCCCGGGCGAGCTGCGCACGCTCGCTCCCGACGTCAGCGGCGTCGTCGGGGCGGAGCACCTCGTGGTCGAGGAGATCACGGACCAGGTCGAGGAGGACCTGCGCACCGGTGAGCTGGTCGCGCTGCCTATCGCGCTCGTCGTCATGGTGCTCGTCTTCGGCGGGTTCCTCGCCGCCGCCATGCCGATGGCCGGCGCGCTCGCGTCGATCGCCGGCGGCCTCGGCAGCCTGCTCGCCCTGACCTACCTCATGGACGTCGA includes these proteins:
- a CDS encoding replication-associated recombination protein A; the encoded protein is MDLFDAVTSTAQGVPAPGAGAPLAVRMRPRSLAEVAGQAHLLVPGSPLRRLVEPADDAARRAAPSSVVLWGPPGTGKTTLAYLVAATSGRRFVELSAVTAGVKDVRAVVDDARRRLATDGAETVLFVDEVHRFTKAQQDALLPSVENRWVTLVAATTENPSFSVNSPLLSRSLLLTLQPLTTDDVRALVLRAVEDERGLGGTVSLADDALEHLLRLAGGDARKALTILEAAAGAALADAPGATAQDPVGVDLATVERAIDVAAVRYDRDGDQHYDVISAFIKSMRGSDVDAALHYLARMVAAGEDPRFIARRIVIAAAEEVGMADPSALQTAVAAAQAVALIGMPEARIILAEAVVHVATAPKSNAAYVGINRALEDVRAGRLGSVPPHLRDAHYAGAAALGHGAGYRYAHDEPHAVAPQQYLPDELAGTRYYEPSDRGFERSVQERLARIRDILGRA